The Cellulosimicrobium sp. ES-005 genome segment CTCCTGCACCCAGCGCAGGATGTCGGCCTTGGTGTCGTTCTTGTACGTCGTGTCGGTGCGGTAGTCGATGCAGCCGCCCGACCCCGGGCCGCCGCCGGGCATGAGCCAGAAGCCCGCGATGACGCGGACGTCGTGCTCGGCCGCGGCGTCGAAGATCGCGCGCGAGTCGGCGCCCGTGCCCCAGGTGCGGGTCGTGTTGCCGTTGATGTCGGCGAGGCCCTGCATGCGCGGCCCGGTCTCCTCGGCGCTCGTGCCGCCCCACGTGAATCCGCGCACCGTGTACGGCTGCCCGTCCACCTGGAGGTCCCAGTCGCCGTTCCCGCCGACGACCTCGACGACGCTCGGCCCCGAGTCCTTGACCGGCACCGTCGGGTGGCCGGGGCGCACGTAGTCGGGGAACGGGTCGGTCGGGTCACCGGGGTCGGTCGGGTCGACCGGCCCCGAGCTGCCCGCCTCGCCGAACACGCGGAACTCGTAGAGCGAGTGGCCGTAGCCGCCCGGGCGGGCGGTCGACAGGACGCGCACGTACCGCCCCTCGCCGTCGACGTCGAGCACGTCGGTGCCGCCGTCGCCCTGGGTCGTGGAGTAGAGCGTGCGCCAGGCGGAGGCGTCGTCGGAGACCTGGACCTGGTAGGCCGACGAGTAGGCGCCCTCCCAGACGAGCTCCACACGGTCGACGCTCGCGTCCTGCTCCAGGTCGACCTGGAGCCACTGGGGGTCGCTCCAGGCGCTGGACCAGCGCGTGCCGAGGTCGCCGTCGACGGCGTTGCCCGCGGCGTACCCGGCCCAGTCGTCCTGGACGGACGACGCGGTGGCGGGCTTGCCCTGGGACAGGAGCACCGGCTCGGCGCTCGCGGTCGTCGCCGGCACGACCAGCGCCGCACCCGCGAGGGCGCCGGAGGCCAGCGTCGCGAGCGCGGCGCGAGCCGCTCGGCGTCTGCGGGGCCGCGCGGGGGCGGTGGGGGATGTGGTGCGCATCGTGTTCGTCTACCTCTCCGTCCGCCCCAGGTCGGCGTCGACCCGGGGCACAGTTCGTCGTCGAGCCGTGCCCCCAGCCGCGGCGCCGCGGCTGAGGTGTGAAGCAGGGAGAGCGCTCTTACCCGAGGCCCGAGTTTTCACCCGCTCGCGAGGGCTGTCAAGCGCATGACCCTCTCGAGACGCCGGGAATAACCGTATAAATACCCCGAAAACGGGCGCCAACTCTGACAAACTGGTCAGTAAGAAATGTCCCGGCAGCACGGGGCGCGGGCAGGACCGACCGCGGCAGGAAAGCGCTCTTACCCCTGCTATCGTCGGGAGCGTGAGCGAGGACGTGCAGCACCGGGCGCCGACGCTCGACGACGTCGCCCGGGTGGCCGGCGTGTCGCGCGCGACGGTCTCGCGCGTCGTCAACGGCAAGCGCAAGGTCGCGCCCGCCGTCCAGGAGGTCGTCCTGGAGGCCGTGGCGACCACGGGCTACGTGCCCAACCGGGCCGCGCGCTCGCTCGTCACGCGCCGCACGGGGACGGTCGCCGTCGTGGTCTCCGGCGCCGAGCCGGGCCCCGACGACGGCCTGCACCTCCCGCGCCTGCTCGCCGACCCGTTCTTCGGCCGCGTCGTGGGGTCGTTCGTGCGGTCGCTGCGGCCGCACGACGTCCACCCCGTGCTCATGCTCGCCGACGGCGACGAGGCGAGGCGGCAGGTCGTGTCCTACCTGCGGTTCGGCAACGCCGACGGCGCGCTCCTGGTCTCCACCCACGCCGACGACCCGCTCCCCGAGCAGCTCCTGGCCACGGGCAGACCCGTGGTGCTCTTCGCGCGGCCCCCGCGGCCCCTCCCGGTGAGCTACGTCGACGTCGCGAACACCGACGGCGCTCGCCTCGCCGCGCACCACCTGCTGGACCGCGGGTGCCGGACCGTCGGGGTGGTGTCCGGCCCGCTCGACGTCCTCGCCGCCCGGGACCGTCTCGACGGCTTCCGCGACGCCATGGCCCGCCGGGGCCACGCGTACGTGCCGAGCGTCGAGGGCAACTTCAC includes the following:
- a CDS encoding LacI family DNA-binding transcriptional regulator, with protein sequence MSEDVQHRAPTLDDVARVAGVSRATVSRVVNGKRKVAPAVQEVVLEAVATTGYVPNRAARSLVTRRTGTVAVVVSGAEPGPDDGLHLPRLLADPFFGRVVGSFVRSLRPHDVHPVLMLADGDEARRQVVSYLRFGNADGALLVSTHADDPLPEQLLATGRPVVLFARPPRPLPVSYVDVANTDGARLAAHHLLDRGCRTVGVVSGPLDVLAARDRLDGFRDAMARRGHAYVPSVEGNFTVESGEAAMLELLRTAPGIDGVFVSNDVMAQGAIHALREQGRRVPDDVAVVGFDDSPAGTLTRPALTTVRQPVEEMAAEMARLLLEQVENGEPRVTSRIFDPVLVVRDSA